In Helianthus annuus cultivar XRQ/B chromosome 3, HanXRQr2.0-SUNRISE, whole genome shotgun sequence, a single window of DNA contains:
- the LOC110929404 gene encoding 17.9 kDa class II heat shock protein-like: MEFSLMGLDTPFLRNLQHILESTDNTTGNKSNNGGPSRAYVRDARAMAATPADVKEYPNSYAFIVDMPGLKSGDIKVQVEDDNVLVISGERNREEEKEGAKYVRMERRIGKFMRKFALPENANTDKISAVCQDGVLTVTVEKLPPPEPKKPKTIQVQVA, translated from the coding sequence ATGGAATTCAGTCTGATGGGATTAGACACTCCGTTCCTCCGCAACCTCCAACACATCCTCGAATCCACCGATAACACAACCGGCAACAAGTCCAACAACGGCGGTCCATCTCGGGCTTACGTCCGCGATGCAAGGGCAATGGCGGCAACCCCTGCTGACGTCAAGGAGTATCCTAACTCCTACGCGTTTATTGTGGATATGCCGGGGCTGAAGTCGGGGGATATAAAGGTGCAGGTGGAAGACGACAACGTTCTGGTGATAAGCGGAGAGAGGAACCGAGAGGAAGAGAAGGAAGGAGCGAAGTATGTGAGGATGGAGAGGAGGATTGGGAAGTTCATGAGGAAGTTTGCATTGCCAGAGAATGCGAATACGGATAAGATATCGGCCGTTTGTCAGGACGGTGTGCTTACGGTGACTGTGGAGAAGCTGCCTCCGCCTGAGCCGAAGAAGCCGAAGACGATCCAGGTGCAGGTGGCTTGA